Proteins from a single region of Rhinopithecus roxellana isolate Shanxi Qingling unplaced genomic scaffold, ASM756505v1 contig2858, whole genome shotgun sequence:
- the LOC104659093 gene encoding sperm protein associated with the nucleus on the X chromosome N2-like codes for MGQSTSSTNGEKRKRSCESNKKNDEIQETPNRDLAPEPSLKKMKTSEYSTVLVFSYRKFTKINSNQLENDQSRENSINPVQEEEDEGLDSSEGSSEEDEDLDSSEGSSEEDEDLGLSEGSEQEDEDLDLSERSSDEDEDLDSAEGSSEEDEDLDLPEGFSQEYEDLDLHEGSSQEGEED; via the exons ATGGGACAGTCAACTTCAAGCACCAACGGGGAGAAGAGAAAGCGCTCCTGTGAATCCAACAAAAAAAATGATGAG ATACAGGAGACACCAAACAGGGACTTAGCCCCTGAACCGAGtttgaaaaagatgaaaacatcaGAATATTCAACAGTATTAGTGTTTTCCTACAGGAAGTTTAcgaaaataaattcaaatcaaCTGGAGAATGATCAGTCCCGAGAGAACTCCATCAATCCAGTCCAAGAGGAGGAGGACGAAGGCCTAGACTCATCTGAAGGATCTTCAGAGGAGGATGAAGACCTAGACTCATCTGAAGGATCTTCAGAGGAGGATGAAGACCTAGGTTTATCTGAAGGATCTGAACAAGAGGACGAAGACCTAGACTTATCTGAAAGATCTTccgatgaggatgaagacctagACTCAGCTGAAGGATCGTCAGAGGAGGATGAAGACCTAGACTTACCTGAAGGATTTTCACAAGAGTATGAAGACCTAG ACTTACATGAAGGATCGTCACAGGAGGGTGAGGAGGACTAg